The DNA sequence CAGGAGATTCTGGCCGCGGATTACAACGTCCAGGCCAACATTTACTCCGTCACGTCGTGGGTCGAGCTGGCCCGCGATGGTGCGGCGAAGAACAAGCAGAAGCTGCGTCACCCGGGCGAGGAGGTCGAGGAGGCGTTTGCTACCAAGCAGCTCAAGCAGTCCTCCGGCCCGTACGTTGCGGTCTCTGACTTCGCCACTGACTTGCAGGAGCAAATCCGGGCGTATGTCCCCGGCGAGTACATCGTCCTGGGCACGGATGGTTTCGGTTTCTCCGATACCCGCCCGGCGGCGCGTCGTTACTTCAACACCGACGCCGAGTCCGTGGTCGTCGCTGTCCTCCTGGGCCTGGCGCAGGAGGAAAAGATCGACATTGAGGTCGCCGCCCAGGCGGCAGCCAAGTATCACTTGGATGACCCGACCAAGGCCTAAGCGGTCCTCAGCGGCCTCAGCGCTGACAGGGCGGCAGTCCCCATCCGGGGGCTGCCGCCCTGTGCTTATCGACGCCCGCCTTGTCCCCGTTAGAATGATCCCATGACCCGCCCGATCCCACCCCGCGACGCCGATCGTGAAGACCTCCAGGCCAACCTCACGCGTTTGGTGGGCGCCGGCCGCCTCAACATCGCCGAGTTCGATGAGATCATGGACATCGTCTGGTCCACCAATGACAAGGCTGTGTTGGATCAGATCCGGGCTCGCTACCTCACGTATCAGGGCCCGCCTGTCCCCATGTCGCAGCCGGGCCAGGTAGTCCAGCCTCCGCTGTCTCAATCGCAGCCAGTGTCGTCGACGATGGGCACCATTCGCCGCGCCGGAGAGTGGACCGTTCCGGCTCATTCGGTGTTCAAACTCACCGGTTCTTCGATGTACCTGGACCTGCGCAAGGCTTCCGCGAGCAGCCCGGTGTGCACCTTTGATATCAATGCGACCGGATCAACTATTGAGGTCATTGTTCCGCCCGGCGTACACGTGGAGAATCGTCTGCGTGATTTTCTGTCCTCCGTCGAGGTGCAGACGACGGCTCCGGTGCCGGGTGCTCCGCGCGTGATTCTCACCGGCCGAGTGAAGGGCTCCAGCGTCAGGGTGGTGACCATGAATCCCCCGGGCCCCGGCCTGTGGCAACGCATCATGGGTGGTTAAGTCAGGGCGACGCAATCAGCCGCGACTGCCCGTTTTCCACGAGGAGGGCTTGGTCGTCGTTGAGGAAGGTGAGCGGAAAGCTCGCCCCGTACGTGTCCTTGATCTGGGCGATGAGGGAGGCAGGGTACGGCGGTAGCTGCCCGTCGGCGTGGGGAATGATGACCCGGTCAACGAGCCCGAGGCCCGCCCAATCGTCGAGGTCCGGGGCTAAGGACGGGTCATCCATCAGCGAGGCCGGTTCCACGCTCGGCCCGGTCACGATCGACCCGGCGCTGGAGCCGATGTAGGGCAAACCTCTGCTCACCTTTTCGGCCACCACCGTGTCCCCGCCGTGACGGCGCAGCGCTGCCAAGAGCGCGAAGGTCTCTCCCCCAGCTACGTAGAGGGCGTCGATGGTGTCGAGGGCCGCAGCGAAGCCGCCCGGCTCATCGAAGTCGGCGACGGTGATGTCGGTGAGGGCATATCCCAATTCCGCGATTTGCTCGCGCTCAGCGGCGACGAACTCCGCGCCGGCATAGGGAGCGGCCGCGTCGTTGAGGTAGCCGATGCGAATATCGTCGGTCGGCTTAGGGATGTGGGAGGAGATGAAGTCGGGCACTGCACCAACACCGCGGGACAGGAGTAAAAGGGCCATGCGCCCATTCTACGAGCGCTCAAGCTCCTGCCAGATTGCCTCGTTGGTCTCTGACCACAGCGGCTTGGCCCACTCGCCGAAGGGGCGGTCGGTGAGGGCGACCATCGCGCGGCCGGTCCCGGGGGCAACCCACAGGTAGGTGCCGGATTGGCCGAAGTGACCGAAGGTGTCAGCGGGCATCGACGGACCCGTCCAGTGCGGATCTTTGTCACCCTTGATTTCAAAGCCAAGACCGAAGGGGCACGGCTTCATCATCCCGTAACCAGGGATGATGCCGTTGAGCTCCGGGAATTGGATCGAGGTCGCCTCCGCCATCGTGGAAGGGTGCAACAACGTCGGGTGCATGAGTTCCAGGAGGAAGGTGATGAGGTCGTGGGCGGTGCCCTCCGCCTGCCAGCCCGCGGAGCCGCGCAACCTCGTCCACTGCATGCCCAGTGGTTCCATGACGCCTTCGCGGAGGTAGTCGGCGAAGGACATGCCGGCGGCGGAGGCGACGGCGTCGGCAAGCAGCTCGAAACCGTAGTTGGAATACACCCGACGCTGACCCACCGGGCGGACGCGATCCTCGGCGCGGAAGCCCACGCCGGAGGCGTGCGAGAGCAAGTGGCGCACGGTGGACCCTTCGGGGCCCAGCGGGGTGTCCAGCTCGAAGATCCCCTCCTCGATGGCCATGAGGAAGCCGTAGGCGCTCAGCGGCTTGGTCACGCTGGCCAGCTCAAAGACTTTGCCCAGATCCCCCACCCGATTAATGTCGTCGCCATCGATGACGGCGGCCGCGACATTGTCCACCGGCCAGTCCTTCAGCAGTTCCAGAGCGCTCATTCGTCTGAGTCTAGTGCGAGTCCAGAGCCATGCCGACAAGGCGATCGATGGCGGCATTGAGGATTCCGGGGGACTCCAGCGGGATCATGTGGCCGGAGCCGCGCGAGATTTGCATCCACGCCTCGGGCCAGACCTCGCAGAGCCGTTGCGCCTGACTCAGGGGGGTGACATCGTCTTTCTCACCGGCGATGACGTAGCCCGGAATGGAGTGCAGCTTCTCCCCGGCCGCGAGCTCGTCATGGGATTGGAGGTCATCGAAATAGCCGACGAAGGTCTCCAGCGGGGTCTCATGAATCATCGCGGCATGGAACTCGATGACGTCATAGTCGGTGGGTCGATGGAATACCGCGACGGCAAGACCCGGCGCGAGGAAGCGGGTGGCCTCCTCCCGGAACTTGTTGGCTTCTTCTGGGGAGGCCTCGACTGCTTGGTAGATCTTGTCGGCGACCGGCGAGGCGAGGAGCTGTGGGACACCTTGGGCGGAGAGGGCTTCGATGGACGTGGCAACCAGGACCAGCCCCGCGATCTGGGCGTAGAGCTCCGGTGGGCAGCGGCGGATGAGGTTGAGCGCCACGAGTCCCCCGAGCGAGTGGCCGACGAGGATGACGGGGCCGTGGATATCGCGGGCGCGGAGGACGGCCATGACATCGTCGGCGGCGCCATCTACCGTGCATTGTTCGGGGCGGACGGTGCCGGTCTGGCCATGCCCACGGAGGTCGATGAGCAGCAGGCGAGCCTCGGGCCAGCGCTGCCGCAGGTGATTGACCTGCCGATAATAGGACTCCGCGGCGAGGGTGAAGCCATGCACAAACACCACGGTGACCGCGCTGTCACCCGGGGTAACCTCGCCGTACTCGTACCAATGAACGGAGATGCCGTCGTTGTCCACGGCGCCGGTGCGGTCAATGTTGGTGAGCCCCGGTTCGCGCTGGCCCGAGTGCAACGCTCCCTGCTCCAGCGCGAGATGCCGGCGCCCGGTAGGTGTCAGGCGTAGCGCCCAGCTGCGCAAGAGCGTGGGAATGTCGTGGAGCATGGGAGCCATATCTTGAGGGTACCTAGCCGGGCGAGGTGGCTTAAGCTTAGAGCCATGACTTCACCGACGCCCCCTGTTGAATTGTCCCCCGAGCTCACGCAGATCATCGAGGATTCCTCCGGAGTGGACGCCGCCACCCTCACCCCCGATGCCCGAATTGCTGATCTGGGCATTACTTCGTTGGCGATGATTGAGATCGCCGTGCGCATCGAGGATGCCTTCAACGTGCGGCTCGATGATGCGACGGTGTTTAGCGTGGGCACAATCGGTGATCTCGCGGAGCTGGTCAGCACACAGGATCCTCAGTAAAGGAGCACAATGGCGGACATGACTGCGAGTATTTCGTATTTGACCGACATGGACGGTGTCCTCATCCGCGAGGGTGAGATGATCCCCGGGGCGGATCGCTTCCTCGGCGAGCTCATGGACAATGACATCCCGTTCATGGTCTTGACCAACAACTCGATCCACACCCCGCGGGACCTGTCCGCGCGGTTGGCTGCGACTGGGTTGCGGATTCCGCCGGAGCGGATTTGGACCTCAGGTACCGCCACGGCCCACTTCCTCACGGATCAGCGTCAGGTGGGCACGGCGTATGTCGTCGGCGAGTCGGGGTTGACCACGTTGTTGCACAGCCAGGGGTGGATTCTCACCGATGCAGATCCGGAGTTCGTCGTGCTCGGCGAAACCCGCACCTACTCTTTTGAGGCGATCACCACCGCCATTAACTTGATCCTCGGTGGTTCGCGGTTCATCTGCACCAACCCGGATGTCACTGGTCCGGCCCCGCAGGGCATTCTCCCCGCCACGGGCTCCGTGGCGGCCCTCATCACGGCGGCGACAGGCCGGGACCCCTATTACATTGGCAAGCCGAATCCGGTGATGATGCGCTCGGCGCTCAATGTCATCGGCGCCCACTCGGAGCGCGCCGTCATGATCGGTGATCGCATGGACACCGACGTGAAGTCCGGGCTCGAGGCCGGTATGCGCACCATTTTGGTCCGCTCGGGTATTTCCGATGACTCCGAGGTCAGCAAGTACCCGTACCGCCCCACCCGGATCGCTGACAGCATTGCCGACGTCGCCGACAACATCCTCGATCCCTTCGGCGACGGCTACTACTTCTGAGACAACCGCCGCACAGCGTCGATCACGAGGTCCCAGAACTTGCGGTGGTCGAGGGTGGTTGCCACCTGCGTGTGGCACTCCTCCCCCGCCGGTGCGCGGAAATCCGCCACCGTCATGCCCGCGGTCAGCGTGCCATTCAGTTCCACGTCCACGGGGACTTTTTGCGTATCGACGACCGCGGGATCAATCAGGTAGGCCACCGCACAGGGGTCGTGCACCGGGGGGTGCTCGAAGCCCTGGTTGGCTCGGTAAGCCTTGCGGAAAGAGCCAAATAGCGCGACGACAAAGTCTGCGATGTCGGAGCCGATGGCCTTGACTTCCGCCTCAATCTCATCGGTGGCGAGCGCCTGGTGGGTGAGGTCTAGGCCCACCATCGTCACATCCCACGGCTCGTTGAACACGATGTGCGCGGCCTCTGGATCAACGATGACGTTGAACTCCGCCACGGCGGAGGCATTTCCCTCGTGGTATCCCCCTCCCATGAGCACCACCTCTTTGACCCGCTCGACGATGCGGGGTTCCTTGCGCACCGCCAGCGCGATATTGGTCAGGGGGCCGATGGGCACGAGGGTGATGCTGCCGGGCTCGGAGGCCATGACGGTGTCAATGATGAAGTCGACGGCGTGAGCCTGCTCCACCTCAACCGCCGGGTCGGGGAGCTCAAAATTTTCGACGTCCATGCCGCTGTCGCCGTGGACATCTCCAGCATTGCGCGGCTCCCGCAGCAGCGGCCGGGCGCAGCCGGCATAGACGGGGATATCGTGCAGGTTGGCGATGGTGAGCACGCGCTGAGCATTGCG is a window from the Corynebacterium testudinoris genome containing:
- the uriH gene encoding uridine-preferring nucleoside hydrolase UriH, with the translated sequence MTQPRKIILDCDPGHDDAVAMLLAAGSPAIDLVGVTTIGGNQTLDKVTRNAQRVLTIANLHDIPVYAGCARPLLREPRNAGDVHGDSGMDVENFELPDPAVEVEQAHAVDFIIDTVMASEPGSITLVPIGPLTNIALAVRKEPRIVERVKEVVLMGGGYHEGNASAVAEFNVIVDPEAAHIVFNEPWDVTMVGLDLTHQALATDEIEAEVKAIGSDIADFVVALFGSFRKAYRANQGFEHPPVHDPCAVAYLIDPAVVDTQKVPVDVELNGTLTAGMTVADFRAPAGEECHTQVATTLDHRKFWDLVIDAVRRLSQK
- a CDS encoding HAD-IIA family hydrolase: MTASISYLTDMDGVLIREGEMIPGADRFLGELMDNDIPFMVLTNNSIHTPRDLSARLAATGLRIPPERIWTSGTATAHFLTDQRQVGTAYVVGESGLTTLLHSQGWILTDADPEFVVLGETRTYSFEAITTAINLILGGSRFICTNPDVTGPAPQGILPATGSVAALITAATGRDPYYIGKPNPVMMRSALNVIGAHSERAVMIGDRMDTDVKSGLEAGMRTILVRSGISDDSEVSKYPYRPTRIADSIADVADNILDPFGDGYYF
- a CDS encoding DUF1707 domain-containing protein produces the protein MTRPIPPRDADREDLQANLTRLVGAGRLNIAEFDEIMDIVWSTNDKAVLDQIRARYLTYQGPPVPMSQPGQVVQPPLSQSQPVSSTMGTIRRAGEWTVPAHSVFKLTGSSMYLDLRKASASSPVCTFDINATGSTIEVIVPPGVHVENRLRDFLSSVEVQTTAPVPGAPRVILTGRVKGSSVRVVTMNPPGPGLWQRIMGG
- a CDS encoding alpha/beta fold hydrolase encodes the protein MAPMLHDIPTLLRSWALRLTPTGRRHLALEQGALHSGQREPGLTNIDRTGAVDNDGISVHWYEYGEVTPGDSAVTVVFVHGFTLAAESYYRQVNHLRQRWPEARLLLIDLRGHGQTGTVRPEQCTVDGAADDVMAVLRARDIHGPVILVGHSLGGLVALNLIRRCPPELYAQIAGLVLVATSIEALSAQGVPQLLASPVADKIYQAVEASPEEANKFREEATRFLAPGLAVAVFHRPTDYDVIEFHAAMIHETPLETFVGYFDDLQSHDELAAGEKLHSIPGYVIAGEKDDVTPLSQAQRLCEVWPEAWMQISRGSGHMIPLESPGILNAAIDRLVGMALDSH
- a CDS encoding serine hydrolase domain-containing protein is translated as MSALELLKDWPVDNVAAAVIDGDDINRVGDLGKVFELASVTKPLSAYGFLMAIEEGIFELDTPLGPEGSTVRHLLSHASGVGFRAEDRVRPVGQRRVYSNYGFELLADAVASAAGMSFADYLREGVMEPLGMQWTRLRGSAGWQAEGTAHDLITFLLELMHPTLLHPSTMAEATSIQFPELNGIIPGYGMMKPCPFGLGFEIKGDKDPHWTGPSMPADTFGHFGQSGTYLWVAPGTGRAMVALTDRPFGEWAKPLWSETNEAIWQELERS
- a CDS encoding acyl carrier protein yields the protein MTSPTPPVELSPELTQIIEDSSGVDAATLTPDARIADLGITSLAMIEIAVRIEDAFNVRLDDATVFSVGTIGDLAELVSTQDPQ
- a CDS encoding Type 1 glutamine amidotransferase-like domain-containing protein, producing MALLLLSRGVGAVPDFISSHIPKPTDDIRIGYLNDAAAPYAGAEFVAAEREQIAELGYALTDITVADFDEPGGFAAALDTIDALYVAGGETFALLAALRRHGGDTVVAEKVSRGLPYIGSSAGSIVTGPSVEPASLMDDPSLAPDLDDWAGLGLVDRVIIPHADGQLPPYPASLIAQIKDTYGASFPLTFLNDDQALLVENGQSRLIASP